One Micromonospora sp. WMMD812 genomic window carries:
- a CDS encoding DUF2567 domain-containing protein → MPGPGPAVPGPGPAVPEGGLADPRLGPWGAPPAAGVDATRMGAVPVPGSRSRAAVAALAAGLAVALLGVPLGLLWAAVAPDTPVIKAPDGALYAQPQPEQPVAADGWFSLLGLAFGVLVALALWFVLRRRRGPVGLVTAVFGALAAAAVAWQVGRRIGLSTFDRLLATAPDGQPFTKPADLRTGELDGFLHVVPVPQLLLPAFGAAVMYTLLAGWSRWPSLRPEPLPDVAGVSWASAATPAPSAAPEPPAPGAAEPPRD, encoded by the coding sequence GTGCCGGGACCGGGGCCGGCGGTGCCGGGACCGGGGCCGGCGGTGCCGGAGGGCGGGCTGGCGGACCCGCGGCTGGGCCCGTGGGGGGCACCGCCGGCGGCCGGGGTGGACGCGACGCGGATGGGCGCCGTACCGGTGCCTGGGTCGCGGTCGCGCGCCGCGGTGGCCGCGCTCGCTGCCGGGCTGGCCGTGGCCCTCCTCGGTGTGCCGCTCGGCCTGCTCTGGGCGGCCGTCGCCCCGGACACTCCGGTGATCAAGGCCCCCGACGGCGCGCTCTACGCCCAGCCGCAGCCGGAGCAGCCGGTCGCGGCGGACGGCTGGTTCAGCCTGCTCGGGCTCGCCTTCGGCGTGCTCGTCGCGCTCGCGCTCTGGTTCGTGCTGCGCCGCCGCCGGGGACCGGTCGGGCTCGTCACCGCCGTGTTCGGCGCCCTCGCCGCCGCCGCCGTGGCCTGGCAGGTGGGCCGGCGGATCGGGCTGTCCACCTTCGACCGGCTGCTGGCGACCGCCCCGGACGGGCAGCCCTTCACGAAGCCGGCCGACCTGCGGACCGGCGAGCTGGACGGGTTCCTCCACGTCGTGCCGGTGCCGCAACTGCTGCTGCCCGCGTTCGGCGCGGCCGTGATGTACACCCTGCTGGCTGGGTGGTCCCGCTGGCCGTCGCTGCGCCCCGAGCCCCTGCCCGACGTCGCCGGGGTCAGTTGGGCGTCGGCGGCGACGCCAGCTCCGTCAGCGGCACCGGAACCGCCCGCACCTGGCGCAGCAGAGCCGCCTCGCGATTGA
- a CDS encoding histidinol-phosphate transaminase, with protein MTTLDDLPLRDDLRGRTPYGAPQLDVPVRLNTNENSYPVPEPVVEAIGKALAAELRDLNRYPDRDAVALRADLAGYLGHGLTVDQVWAANGSNEIQQQLLQAFGGPGRSALGFTPAYSMHPLLALGTGTRWVPARRGVDFGLTAEEAVGQVREHRPDVVFLCSPNNPTGTALDPAVVAAVLDAAPGMVVVDEAYAEFARPGTVSALAVLPGHPRLVVTRTMSKAFGFAGGRLGYLAADPAVVQAARLVRLPYHLSALTQAAARAALAHRDALLGTVAAIMAQRDRIVDELRDRGLRVADSDANFVLFEVGGDQAVAWRALLDEGVLVRDVGLPGWLRVTAGTPTETDAFLSAVDKL; from the coding sequence GTGACCACCCTCGACGACCTGCCGCTCCGCGACGACCTGCGCGGCCGGACGCCGTACGGGGCGCCGCAGCTGGACGTGCCGGTGCGGCTGAACACCAACGAGAACTCCTACCCGGTACCGGAGCCGGTGGTCGAGGCGATCGGCAAGGCGCTCGCGGCCGAGCTGCGCGACCTCAACCGCTACCCGGACCGGGACGCCGTCGCGCTCCGCGCCGACCTGGCCGGCTACCTCGGCCACGGGCTCACCGTCGACCAGGTCTGGGCGGCGAACGGCTCCAACGAGATCCAGCAGCAGCTGCTCCAGGCGTTCGGCGGGCCCGGCCGCAGCGCGCTCGGCTTCACCCCGGCGTACTCCATGCACCCGCTGCTGGCGCTCGGCACCGGCACCCGGTGGGTGCCCGCCCGGCGCGGCGTCGACTTCGGACTGACCGCCGAGGAGGCGGTGGGCCAGGTGCGCGAGCACCGGCCGGACGTGGTCTTCCTGTGCTCGCCGAACAATCCGACCGGCACCGCGCTGGACCCGGCCGTGGTGGCCGCGGTGCTCGACGCCGCGCCCGGCATGGTCGTGGTGGACGAGGCGTACGCCGAATTCGCCCGGCCCGGCACGGTGAGCGCCCTCGCCGTGCTGCCCGGGCATCCCCGGCTGGTGGTGACGCGGACGATGAGCAAGGCGTTCGGGTTCGCCGGCGGGCGGTTGGGCTACCTCGCCGCCGACCCCGCGGTCGTGCAGGCGGCGCGGCTGGTCCGGCTGCCGTACCACCTGTCGGCGCTCACCCAGGCGGCCGCCCGGGCGGCGCTGGCCCACCGCGACGCCCTGCTCGGCACGGTCGCGGCGATCATGGCGCAGCGCGACCGGATCGTCGACGAGCTGCGCGATCGCGGCCTGCGGGTCGCCGACAGCGACGCCAACTTCGTGCTGTTCGAGGTCGGTGGTGACCAGGCCGTCGCCTGGCGTGCCCTGTTGGACGAGGGCGTGCTGGTCCGCGACGTCGGCCTGCCGGGCTGGCTGCGGGTCACCGCCGGCACCCCCACCGAGACCGACGCCTTCCTGTCGGCGGTGGACAAGCTTTGA
- the hisD gene encoding histidinol dehydrogenase has product MLNRIDLRGGLRDPRRLLPRAQLDVSVAVERIRPVVEAVREHGYPAIRAASERFDGVSPEVLRVPAETIAAAEGTLDPDVRAALLESISRARRVHADQRRTDHTTQVVPGGTVTERWVPVDRVGLYVPGGLAMYPSTVVMNVVPAQAAGVRSLVVVSPPQKDNGGLPDARVLAACALLGVDEVYAVGGAQAVAMLAYGAAVDAEGSAHCDPVDMITGPGNIWVTAAKRLLRGVVGIDAEAGPTEIAILADDTADPTHVAADLISQAEHDPLAASVLVTPSVELVEAVERELARQVPATKHAERVSTALTGEQSGVVLVDDLDAGLRVVDAYAAEHLEIQTRDAREWALRVRNAGAIFVGAWSPVSLGDYCAGSNHVLPTGGCARHSSGLSVQSFLRGIHLVEYSAEALREVAPHLVTLANVEDLPAHGQAVRARFLGVGS; this is encoded by the coding sequence GTGTTGAACCGGATCGACCTGCGCGGTGGCCTCCGTGACCCGCGCCGCCTGCTGCCCCGTGCCCAGCTCGACGTCTCCGTGGCCGTCGAGCGGATCCGGCCTGTGGTGGAGGCGGTGCGGGAGCATGGCTACCCGGCGATCCGGGCGGCGAGCGAGCGGTTCGACGGGGTCTCCCCGGAGGTGCTGCGGGTGCCCGCCGAGACGATCGCGGCGGCGGAGGGGACTCTCGACCCGGACGTCCGGGCCGCGCTGCTGGAGTCGATCAGCCGGGCCCGGCGGGTGCACGCCGACCAGCGGCGTACCGACCACACCACCCAGGTGGTGCCGGGCGGCACGGTGACCGAGCGTTGGGTGCCGGTCGACCGCGTCGGGCTCTACGTCCCCGGCGGCCTCGCGATGTACCCGTCGACCGTGGTGATGAACGTCGTTCCGGCGCAGGCGGCCGGGGTCCGCTCGCTCGTGGTGGTGAGCCCGCCGCAGAAGGACAACGGCGGTCTGCCCGATGCGCGGGTGCTCGCCGCGTGCGCGCTGCTCGGGGTGGACGAGGTCTACGCCGTCGGTGGCGCCCAGGCGGTGGCGATGCTCGCGTACGGGGCGGCGGTCGACGCCGAGGGCAGCGCCCACTGTGACCCGGTCGACATGATCACCGGCCCGGGCAATATCTGGGTCACCGCGGCCAAGCGGCTGCTGCGGGGCGTGGTCGGCATCGACGCCGAGGCCGGCCCGACCGAGATCGCCATCCTCGCCGACGACACCGCCGACCCGACGCACGTGGCGGCCGACCTGATCAGCCAGGCCGAGCACGACCCCCTCGCCGCCAGCGTCCTGGTCACCCCCTCGGTCGAGCTGGTCGAGGCGGTGGAGCGGGAGCTGGCGCGGCAGGTGCCGGCGACCAAGCACGCCGAGCGGGTGAGCACCGCGCTGACCGGCGAGCAGAGCGGCGTGGTGCTGGTCGACGACCTCGACGCCGGGCTGCGGGTGGTCGACGCGTACGCCGCCGAGCACCTGGAGATCCAGACCCGGGACGCCCGGGAGTGGGCGCTGCGGGTGCGCAACGCCGGCGCGATCTTCGTCGGCGCCTGGTCGCCGGTGTCGCTCGGCGACTACTGCGCCGGCTCCAACCACGTGCTGCCCACCGGCGGCTGCGCGCGGCACTCCTCCGGCCTGTCGGTGCAGTCCTTCCTGCGCGGCATCCACCTGGTCGAGTACTCCGCGGAGGCGCTGCGCGAGGTGGCCCCGCACCTGGTGACCCTGGCGAACGTCGAGGACCTGCCCGCGCACGGCCAGGCCGTCCGGGCCCGGTTCCTGGGGGTGGGATCGTGA
- a CDS encoding LuxR family transcriptional regulator produces MNGTAVGRDGVVERARRSLAEGRSVLLEGPAGIGKTVVLRSLVDANGRDGWLTLGCAPTETERALPFAGLADVLAPLADRVPELSPPQRAALAGVLLSGEVNGPVDERAVGVATRALLDAATADPTRPRVLVTVDDAPWLDPPSERALRFALRRVVPRVVVLVTVRADHPGAAPAPLGLDPGATGGGLERIALGPLGVGALHHVLRTETGAALPRPLLVRIAEESGGNPLLAVELARAVLRLPHLPAPGADLPAAPSLRQLVADRLTTLPPATRHVIRLAALSGLPTLAGLARAGVAAADLDAAEEAGLVAVDGAVVCFAHPVYAAAVRAEVPPGVRHRLHRLLAETALDPDERARQLARCATAPDPAAATEIATAAARQRARGAPETAAGLYDSAARLTPPEAADEHARWRLAAAQCRFDSGDFPAARAAAERAAEELTGAARADALLLRAVVAWSSDEPAETAVAAAERALSVAPPGSTLAGRVHAHLGVFCDAPDPARRHAERAAALLGESPDDRPVHAAALLLLLLNEVRAGLPARTELLDRALAEEGEEPSWLAGNVPAIWWKALDEHGRARERLRGLLERAAARGDEPSQHELLCHLGETELLAGRLTDAAAHLAEARELGEQYGADSAGVVWLEGLLLAHRGRLEEATRIAEDGLRRAAELDDPWRRRTNAQLAGYVALTAGRPPEAARHYGDVAAVVDEMGLVEPLGQRFEPDWLEACVGAGDLATAEVVLDRLAVRHRRWPRPWTMLGLARSRVLLAGALGRDPSDALAELAAARAAVSPDVLPLDRARCLLVAGVAHRRVRRRREARDALTAAAAEFDALGAAALAARARAEAERTGGRPAASRQLTGTELEVARLAAAGRTNRVIADALFISPKTVEANLARVYRKLGVTSRAELGAAMARGADADG; encoded by the coding sequence GTGAACGGGACGGCCGTCGGTCGGGACGGCGTGGTCGAACGCGCCCGACGGTCCCTGGCCGAGGGTCGGTCGGTGCTCCTGGAGGGCCCGGCGGGGATCGGCAAGACGGTCGTGCTCCGGTCGCTGGTCGACGCCAACGGCCGGGACGGCTGGCTCACCCTGGGCTGCGCCCCCACGGAGACCGAGCGGGCGCTGCCGTTCGCGGGGCTCGCCGACGTGCTGGCACCCCTCGCCGACCGGGTGCCGGAGCTGTCGCCCCCGCAACGCGCGGCGCTCGCCGGGGTGCTGCTCAGCGGTGAGGTGAACGGCCCGGTCGACGAACGGGCCGTCGGGGTGGCCACCCGGGCGCTGCTCGACGCGGCCACCGCCGACCCCACCAGGCCGCGGGTGCTGGTGACGGTGGACGACGCGCCGTGGCTGGATCCGCCGAGCGAACGCGCGCTGCGGTTCGCGCTGCGCCGGGTGGTGCCGCGGGTCGTCGTGCTGGTGACCGTGCGCGCCGACCACCCCGGTGCCGCGCCCGCGCCGCTCGGGCTGGACCCGGGAGCCACCGGCGGTGGCCTGGAGCGGATTGCGCTCGGCCCGCTCGGCGTGGGCGCGCTGCACCACGTGCTGCGTACGGAGACCGGCGCGGCGCTGCCCCGACCGTTGCTGGTCCGGATCGCCGAGGAGTCCGGGGGCAATCCCCTGCTCGCCGTCGAACTGGCCCGGGCGGTGCTGCGGTTGCCGCACCTGCCCGCGCCGGGCGCCGACCTGCCGGCCGCGCCGTCGCTGCGCCAGTTGGTCGCCGACCGGCTGACCACGCTGCCGCCGGCGACCCGGCACGTGATCCGCCTCGCCGCGCTCTCCGGGCTGCCCACCCTGGCCGGGCTGGCTCGGGCCGGGGTGGCGGCCGCCGACCTGGACGCGGCGGAGGAGGCCGGCCTGGTCGCGGTGGACGGGGCGGTCGTCTGCTTCGCCCACCCGGTCTACGCCGCCGCGGTCCGCGCCGAGGTGCCGCCGGGGGTGCGGCACCGCCTGCACCGGCTGCTCGCCGAGACCGCCCTCGACCCGGACGAGCGGGCCCGGCAGCTGGCCCGCTGCGCCACCGCGCCCGACCCCGCGGCGGCGACCGAGATCGCGACGGCCGCCGCCCGGCAGCGGGCCCGGGGAGCGCCGGAGACGGCCGCGGGGCTGTACGACAGCGCGGCGCGGCTCACGCCGCCGGAGGCGGCCGACGAGCACGCGCGGTGGCGGCTGGCCGCCGCGCAGTGCCGGTTCGACAGCGGGGACTTCCCGGCCGCGAGGGCGGCCGCCGAGCGGGCGGCCGAGGAGCTGACCGGTGCGGCACGTGCCGATGCCCTGCTGTTGCGGGCGGTCGTGGCCTGGAGTTCGGACGAGCCGGCCGAGACCGCGGTGGCGGCGGCCGAGCGGGCGCTGAGCGTCGCGCCGCCGGGGTCCACGTTGGCCGGGCGGGTCCACGCCCACCTGGGGGTCTTCTGCGACGCCCCGGACCCGGCGCGGCGGCACGCGGAGCGGGCGGCGGCGCTGCTGGGGGAGAGCCCGGACGACCGCCCGGTGCACGCCGCCGCGTTGCTGCTGCTGCTCCTCAACGAGGTGCGCGCGGGGCTGCCGGCCCGGACCGAGCTGCTGGACCGGGCGCTGGCCGAGGAGGGGGAGGAGCCGTCCTGGCTGGCCGGGAACGTCCCCGCGATCTGGTGGAAGGCGCTCGACGAGCACGGACGGGCCCGGGAGCGGCTGCGCGGGCTGCTGGAGCGGGCGGCCGCCCGGGGCGACGAGCCGTCACAGCACGAGTTGCTGTGCCATCTGGGGGAGACGGAGCTGCTCGCCGGACGCCTGACCGACGCCGCCGCGCACCTCGCCGAGGCCCGCGAGCTGGGCGAGCAGTACGGCGCCGACTCGGCCGGCGTCGTGTGGCTGGAGGGGCTGTTGTTGGCGCACCGGGGGCGGTTGGAGGAGGCGACCCGGATCGCCGAGGACGGTCTGCGCCGGGCGGCGGAGCTGGACGATCCCTGGCGGCGGCGGACCAACGCCCAACTGGCCGGGTACGTCGCGCTGACCGCGGGGCGGCCGCCGGAGGCAGCCCGGCACTACGGCGACGTGGCGGCCGTCGTGGACGAGATGGGCCTGGTCGAGCCACTCGGGCAGCGCTTCGAGCCGGACTGGCTGGAGGCGTGCGTCGGTGCGGGGGACCTGGCCACCGCGGAGGTCGTGCTGGACCGGCTCGCCGTGCGGCACCGTCGGTGGCCGCGCCCGTGGACCATGCTGGGTCTGGCCCGCAGCCGGGTGCTGCTCGCCGGGGCCCTCGGCCGGGATCCGTCCGACGCGCTGGCCGAGTTGGCCGCCGCCCGGGCGGCCGTCTCGCCCGACGTGCTGCCCCTGGACCGGGCCCGCTGCCTGCTGGTGGCCGGCGTCGCCCACCGTCGGGTCCGCCGGCGGCGCGAGGCCCGTGACGCGCTGACCGCGGCCGCCGCCGAGTTCGACGCGCTCGGCGCGGCGGCGTTGGCGGCTCGGGCCCGCGCCGAGGCGGAACGCACCGGCGGGCGCCCCGCCGCGTCCCGCCAACTGACCGGCACCGAGCTGGAGGTGGCCCGGCTCGCCGCCGCCGGGCGGACCAACCGGGTGATCGCCGACGCGCTCTTCATCAGCCCGAAGACCGTCGAGGCGAACCTGGCCCGGGTCTACCGCAAGCTCGGCGTGACCAGCCGCGCCGAACTGGGCGCCGCGATGGCTCGCGGCGCGGACGCCGACGGATAG
- a CDS encoding LON peptidase substrate-binding domain-containing protein has protein sequence MTARLPVFPLGTVLFPGLVLPLHIFEERYRALIRHLVDLPAGAPREFGVVAIQAGWEVAPTAPGGRPTAPGGEVTLHDVGCTAELRQVTELADGGFDIVTVGRRRFRIADVDERSAPYLTAEVEWLPEPGGPDEVADLLAARVIAVFRQYLGLIRADPEEISEQLPEDPTVLSHLVAATAALTVDDRQRLLAIDDTAARLRAELRLLNREAALLRQVRAVPVPLTELASPPTPN, from the coding sequence GTGACTGCGCGGCTGCCGGTGTTCCCGCTCGGAACGGTGCTCTTCCCCGGTCTGGTGCTGCCGCTGCACATATTCGAGGAGCGCTACCGGGCCCTGATCCGCCACCTGGTCGACCTGCCGGCGGGCGCCCCGCGCGAGTTCGGCGTGGTCGCCATCCAGGCGGGCTGGGAGGTGGCCCCGACCGCTCCCGGTGGCCGGCCGACGGCGCCCGGCGGCGAGGTGACCCTGCACGACGTGGGCTGCACCGCCGAGCTGCGGCAGGTGACGGAGCTGGCCGACGGCGGCTTCGACATCGTGACCGTGGGCCGGCGACGGTTCCGCATCGCCGACGTCGACGAGCGGTCCGCCCCGTACCTGACCGCCGAGGTGGAGTGGCTGCCCGAGCCGGGCGGCCCGGACGAGGTCGCCGACCTGCTGGCCGCCCGCGTGATCGCGGTGTTCCGGCAGTACCTGGGGCTGATCCGGGCGGATCCGGAGGAGATCTCCGAGCAGCTGCCGGAGGATCCCACCGTGCTGTCCCACCTCGTCGCCGCGACCGCGGCGCTGACCGTCGACGACCGACAGCGGCTGCTCGCGATCGACGACACCGCGGCCCGGCTCCGCGCCGAGCTGCGGCTGCTCAATCGCGAGGCGGCTCTGCTGCGCCAGGTGCGGGCGGTTCCGGTGCCGCTGACGGAGCTGGCGTCGCCGCCGACGCCCAACTGA
- the hisB gene encoding imidazoleglycerol-phosphate dehydratase HisB, whose product MSRTARVERVTKETKVLVELDLDGTGAAEIGTGVGFYDHMLHQIARHGGFDLTVRTVGDLEVDAHHTMEDTALALGAAFDQALGDKAGIRRYGSATVPMDEVLVRAAVDLSGRAYVLHDEPALPPYIGPVYPTSMTRHIFESFGQAARITLHVDVLRAARPGGHPDAHHVVEAQFKAVARALREATAIDPRAAGAVPSTKGAL is encoded by the coding sequence ATGAGTCGTACCGCCCGGGTGGAGCGGGTCACCAAGGAGACCAAGGTCCTCGTGGAGCTGGACCTCGACGGCACCGGCGCCGCTGAGATCGGCACGGGCGTCGGCTTCTACGACCACATGCTGCACCAGATCGCCCGGCACGGCGGGTTCGACCTGACCGTGCGCACCGTCGGTGACCTGGAGGTCGACGCGCACCACACCATGGAGGACACGGCACTCGCCCTCGGCGCCGCGTTCGACCAGGCGCTGGGGGACAAGGCCGGCATCCGGCGGTACGGCTCGGCCACGGTCCCCATGGACGAGGTGCTGGTCCGGGCCGCGGTCGACCTCTCCGGTCGGGCGTACGTGCTGCACGACGAGCCGGCGCTGCCCCCGTACATCGGGCCGGTCTACCCGACCAGCATGACCCGGCACATCTTCGAGTCGTTCGGCCAGGCGGCCCGGATCACGCTGCACGTGGACGTGCTGCGGGCGGCCCGGCCGGGCGGTCACCCGGACGCCCACCACGTGGTCGAGGCACAGTTCAAGGCGGTCGCCCGGGCGCTGCGCGAGGCCACCGCCATCGACCCGCGGGCGGCCGGCGCGGTGCCCAGCACGAAGGGAGCGCTCTGA
- the hisH gene encoding imidazole glycerol phosphate synthase subunit HisH: MSDVVVLDYGSGNLRSAERALAAAGATVRVTDDLSAAAAADGLVVPGVGAYAACMAGIEALGAGPVIADRVAAGRPVLGICVGMQVLFEHGEEHGVVTKGLGLLPGGVTKLAASRLPHMGWNTVRAPESSVLFAGLADGSRFYFVHSYAVGDPGALAAAGATVTTAHHGTDFVAAVERGPLSAAQFHPEKSADTGAALLRNWLATL; this comes from the coding sequence GTGAGCGACGTGGTGGTGCTCGACTACGGGTCGGGCAACCTGCGGTCGGCCGAGCGTGCGCTGGCCGCGGCCGGCGCCACCGTGCGGGTGACCGACGACCTGTCGGCGGCGGCCGCCGCCGACGGCCTGGTGGTGCCGGGCGTCGGCGCGTACGCGGCGTGCATGGCCGGGATCGAGGCCCTCGGCGCCGGCCCGGTGATCGCGGACCGGGTGGCCGCCGGCCGGCCGGTGCTCGGCATCTGCGTCGGCATGCAGGTGCTCTTCGAGCACGGGGAGGAGCACGGCGTGGTGACGAAGGGGCTCGGCCTGCTGCCCGGTGGCGTCACGAAGCTGGCCGCGAGCCGGCTGCCGCACATGGGCTGGAACACGGTGCGCGCGCCGGAGTCCTCGGTGCTCTTCGCCGGCCTGGCCGACGGCAGCCGGTTCTACTTCGTCCACTCGTACGCGGTGGGCGACCCCGGCGCGCTGGCCGCGGCGGGCGCCACGGTCACCACCGCCCACCACGGGACCGACTTCGTGGCCGCGGTCGAGCGGGGCCCGCTCTCCGCCGCGCAGTTCCACCCGGAGAAGTCGGCCGACACCGGTGCCGCACTGCTGCGCAACTGGCTGGCCACACTGTGA
- the priA gene encoding bifunctional 1-(5-phosphoribosyl)-5-((5-phosphoribosylamino)methylideneamino)imidazole-4-carboxamide isomerase/phosphoribosylanthranilate isomerase PriA, giving the protein MSLILLPAVDVADGQAVRLVQGAAGSETTYGDPIEAALAFQRDGAEWIHLVDLDAAFGRGTNAHLLAEVVRQLDVKVELSGGIRDDESLAAALGTGAARVNIGTAALEDPVWCDRVVGEYADRVAIGLDVRGRTLSARGWTRDGGDLFEVLERLDKAGAARYVVTDITKDGTMRGPNLDLLREVCARTDAPVIASGGVSTLDDLRALATLEPIGVEGVITGKALYAGAFTVRQALDALAAV; this is encoded by the coding sequence GTGAGCCTCATCCTGTTGCCCGCCGTGGACGTCGCCGACGGCCAGGCCGTCCGGCTCGTGCAGGGCGCCGCCGGCAGCGAAACCACCTACGGCGACCCGATCGAGGCGGCGCTGGCCTTCCAGCGCGACGGTGCGGAGTGGATCCACCTGGTCGACCTGGACGCCGCGTTCGGCCGGGGCACCAACGCCCACCTGCTCGCGGAGGTGGTACGGCAGCTCGACGTCAAGGTGGAGCTCTCCGGCGGGATCCGGGACGACGAGTCGCTGGCCGCGGCCCTCGGCACCGGCGCGGCCCGGGTGAACATCGGCACCGCCGCCCTGGAGGACCCGGTCTGGTGCGACCGGGTGGTCGGCGAGTACGCCGACCGGGTGGCGATCGGGCTGGACGTGCGGGGTCGTACCCTCTCCGCCCGCGGCTGGACCCGCGACGGCGGCGACCTGTTCGAGGTGCTGGAGCGGCTGGACAAGGCGGGTGCCGCCCGTTATGTCGTCACCGACATCACCAAGGACGGCACCATGCGTGGGCCGAACCTGGACCTGCTGCGCGAGGTCTGCGCCCGCACCGACGCGCCGGTGATCGCGTCCGGCGGGGTCTCCACCCTGGACGACCTGCGCGCGCTGGCCACCCTGGAGCCGATCGGGGTGGAGGGTGTGATCACCGGCAAGGCACTGTACGCGGGCGCCTTCACCGTGCGGCAGGCGCTCGACGCGCTGGCTGCCGTGTGA
- a CDS encoding AAA family ATPase: MEGSETGWGRPAEPAPRWRALLDRARHAGRGAEQPEPDRRVEDPLPPPEPLPRRSGRDGYAGRAPAVSQPAEPPYGADPGYRAEATYRVDPAYRAEPTYRPEPGYRPDAGYPAEPGYRPDPGYRPDPGYRPDPGYSAEPAYRVPEPRRPEPVESRYALLENGYRPDPPPVESRYALLENGYRPETGYPAPAPPPAGPPALPPAAPPVPDRGGYAARVEWRPQAPDPELERATAVLRREFGSPRVLAFANPKGGVHKTTATVLAAASVGSVRGRGVLAWDDNELRGTLGLRAGSARHARTIRHLITDLAQIEILEGATLTDHLDDYLRHASDNSYDVLAGEESPRFAQRLDQFTVKRVLELLRRTHEVVCVDTGNNVESANWRTVMQAADQLVVTTVPREDAAFSADWMLDLLHEVGMGELADNAVTLISCPTPGRSTLQDDLERHFATRTRAVAVVPYDPALETGSSIEYHQLQPETRQAWLRAAAVMLEPFAR, encoded by the coding sequence GTGGAGGGCAGCGAGACCGGCTGGGGCCGGCCGGCCGAACCAGCACCGCGGTGGCGGGCGCTGCTCGACCGGGCGCGGCATGCCGGCCGGGGCGCCGAGCAGCCCGAACCCGACCGGCGCGTCGAGGACCCGCTGCCCCCGCCCGAGCCGTTGCCCCGGCGCTCCGGGCGCGACGGCTACGCCGGGCGGGCACCGGCCGTCAGCCAGCCGGCCGAGCCGCCGTACGGCGCGGACCCCGGCTACCGGGCCGAGGCGACCTACCGGGTCGACCCGGCCTACCGGGCGGAGCCGACCTACCGTCCCGAGCCGGGCTACCGGCCGGATGCGGGCTATCCGGCCGAGCCGGGCTACCGTCCCGATCCGGGTTACCGTCCTGATCCGGGCTACCGTCCCGATCCGGGCTATTCGGCCGAGCCGGCCTACCGGGTGCCGGAGCCGCGCCGGCCGGAGCCGGTCGAGTCGCGCTACGCCCTGCTGGAGAACGGCTACCGCCCCGACCCGCCGCCCGTCGAATCCCGCTACGCGCTGCTGGAGAACGGCTACCGCCCGGAGACCGGCTATCCCGCTCCCGCGCCGCCGCCTGCTGGCCCACCGGCCCTCCCGCCGGCGGCCCCACCCGTCCCCGACCGGGGCGGCTACGCGGCCCGCGTCGAGTGGCGCCCCCAGGCGCCCGACCCCGAGCTGGAACGGGCCACCGCGGTGCTGCGTCGCGAATTCGGCAGCCCGCGGGTGCTCGCGTTCGCCAACCCCAAGGGCGGGGTGCACAAGACCACCGCCACGGTGCTCGCCGCGGCTTCCGTCGGCAGCGTCCGCGGGCGGGGCGTGCTGGCCTGGGACGACAACGAGCTGCGCGGCACCCTCGGGCTGCGCGCCGGCAGCGCCCGGCACGCCCGGACGATCCGGCACCTGATCACCGACCTGGCCCAGATCGAGATCCTCGAAGGCGCCACGCTGACCGACCACCTGGACGACTACCTGCGGCACGCCTCCGACAACTCGTACGACGTGCTGGCCGGGGAGGAGAGCCCCCGGTTCGCCCAGCGGCTCGACCAGTTCACCGTCAAGCGGGTGCTGGAGCTGCTCCGGCGCACCCACGAGGTGGTCTGCGTCGACACCGGCAACAACGTGGAGAGCGCCAACTGGCGCACGGTGATGCAGGCCGCCGACCAACTGGTGGTCACCACCGTGCCGCGCGAGGACGCGGCGTTCAGCGCCGACTGGATGCTCGACCTGCTGCACGAGGTGGGCATGGGGGAGTTGGCCGACAACGCCGTCACACTGATCTCGTGCCCCACCCCCGGCCGGTCGACGCTGCAGGACGACCTGGAGCGGCACTTCGCCACCCGCACCCGCGCGGTGGCCGTGGTGCCGTACGACCCGGCGCTGGAGACCGGGTCGTCGATCGAGTACCACCAGCTTCAGCCGGAGACGCGGCAGGCCTGGCTGCGCGCCGCCGCCGTGATGCTGGAGCCGTTCGCCCGGTGA